A single Watersipora subatra chromosome 7, tzWatSuba1.1, whole genome shotgun sequence DNA region contains:
- the LOC137400570 gene encoding zinc finger BED domain-containing protein 5-like: protein MSMHSRRHMTWSHDTQASILCPSSHGFNPYDFGMGDSRISSRQGSDSFLFILASLYVGAPARLYHEWSSSQLLCSSIARLQPIFAVANVNRHYTQNHPDYDGRFSSGTARRQEQLDRLTRQANGQMAMMKRATSLQQRAATAGYELDIQQAVQSVPLSRNTCARRIEAIANHVTEGVIYNLNRCELFSVAVDESTDINDVAQLSVLVLYYLNNKFSEDLAAVIPLTECTTGENMYQAFKAYMDSHKVSMHKIISVATDSAPAMVGVYFGFVNPLKDNNSQMIAFHCIIHRSILCAQLKDEYGGLLLDIMKLINFLRSKSSLQHRQLRTFLQESDSQYAKLLVHNNVRHISFGKPKLITFLMFRQVWQN, encoded by the exons ATGTCCATGCACTCCCGGCGTCACATGACTTGGTCTCATGATACAC AGGCTTCCATCCTGTGCCCCAGCTCCCACGGCTTTAACCCATATGATTTTGGAATGGGCGACTCCAGAATCTCTTCAAGGCAGGGCTCTGACTCCTTCTTGTTTATCCTAGCTTCCCTTTATGTTGGAGCCCCTGCGAGGCTCTACCATGAGTGGAGCTCATCCCAGCTGCTCTGCTCAAGCATAGCAAGGCTTCAGCCAATTTTCGCT GTAGCAAATGTCAACAGGCATTACACTCAAAACCATCCTGACTATGACGGAAGATTTTCATCAGGTACAGCTAGGAGGCAGGAACAGCTTGATAGATTAACAAGGCAGGCTAATGGACAAATGGCTATGATGAAGAGAGCTACAAGCTTGCAACAAAGAGCAGCTACTGCTGGTTATGAG CTAGATATTCAGCAAGCTGTTCAGTCAGTACCACTATCTAGGAATACGTGTGCCCGACGGATAGAAGCTATTGCCAATCATGTGACTGAAGGTGTCATATATAACTTGAACAGGTGTGAATTATTTTCAGTTGCAGTAGATGAGAGTACTGACATAAACGATGTTGCTCAGCTGAGTGTGTTGGTTCTGTATTATCTCAACAACAAGTTTAGTGAGGACCTTGCAGCGGTTATTCCACTGACAGAATGCACGACTGGAGAAAATATGTATCAGGCATTCAAGGCTTACATGGACTCCCATAAAGTGTCAATGCATAAGATAATTTCTGTAGCAACAGACAGCGCCCCAGCTATGGTGGGTGTATATTTTGGTTTTGTTAATCCCCTGAAAGATAACAATTCTCAGATGATTGCATTTCATTGTATCATACACAGAAGCATTCTCTGTGCGCAACTGAAAGATGAATATGGAGGTCTTCTGCTAGACATAatgaaactaataaactttCTCAGATCAAAATCATCTCTACAACACCGCCAGCTTAGAACATTTCTACAGGAGTCTGATTCTCAGTATGCTAAATTGTTAGTACACAACAATGTCAG GCACATCAGCTTTGGAAAGCCCAAGTTGATAACTTTCCTCATGTTCAGACAGGTGTGGCAGAATTAG